One segment of Desulfosudis oleivorans Hxd3 DNA contains the following:
- a CDS encoding 2-oxoacid:acceptor oxidoreductase family protein, translating into MKPSDMDIRWHGRGGQGAITAAKIVANVAFASGYRGVAMIPTFGTERRGAPVFTSLKLSTKDIYDLSPLEQPDVIVILDEHLIAEANVTGGIKPGGTIIINTHKPVSAYVFDNVTTAVADVSEIAVEVGMPRAIVNTGIIGAFARATGLVEIEPLLAAIEKEFDGKRARRNAEAARLAYERTIIGV; encoded by the coding sequence ATGAAACCTTCGGACATGGATATCCGGTGGCACGGCCGGGGCGGCCAGGGTGCCATCACCGCGGCCAAGATCGTGGCCAACGTGGCCTTTGCCTCGGGGTACAGGGGTGTGGCCATGATCCCCACCTTCGGCACCGAACGGCGGGGGGCGCCGGTCTTCACCTCGTTAAAGCTTTCCACAAAAGACATTTACGACCTGTCCCCCCTTGAGCAGCCCGACGTGATCGTGATCCTTGACGAACACCTGATCGCCGAGGCCAATGTCACCGGGGGCATCAAGCCCGGCGGGACCATTATCATCAACACCCACAAACCGGTCAGCGCCTACGTGTTCGACAATGTCACAACGGCCGTGGCCGATGTTTCTGAAATCGCCGTGGAAGTGGGGATGCCAAGGGCCATTGTCAACACCGGCATTATCGGCGCCTTTGCCAGGGCCACCGGCCTGGTGGAAATCGAGCCCCTGCTTGCGGCCATTGAAAAAGAGTTTGACGGCAAGCGGGCCC